The DNA region CGTCTCGTCAACCTCACCCCGAGCCTCTCCCGAGAAGAGCAGGAAAGGTTTTACGGGAGGCTCTACGAAACCGACCCCAACCGCTGCTGCCAGATGCGCAAGGTGGAGCCCCTCTTTCAGGCCCTCGAGGGCTACGATACCTGGTTCACGGGACTCAGGCGGGAGCAGTCCCCCACCCGGGCCAACCTAAATCCCGTGGAGGAAGCGATTCTACATAGCGGCCACCGCCTGAAAAAGGTAAGCCCCCTTTACGACTGGACCCTTAAAGAGGTCTTCGCCTACCTGGCCGTGGCCGGTCTTCCCTACCTTCCCCTTTACGACCAGGGTTACCTCTCCATCGGCTGCGCTCCCTGCACGGCCAAGCCCCTGGACCCTCAGGACCCTCGCTCTGGCCGCTGGGCAGGGAAGGGCAAGCTGGAGTGCGGCATCCACCTGCACGGCAAGGAGGAATAGATGGCCTTTCTTCTGGGTTTTCTCATTGCCTTCGCCATCGGGATTACTGGGGTAGGGGCTGGCACCGTGACCGCCCCCCTCCTTATCCTTGCCGTGGGCGTACCCCCAGAGGTAGCAGTGGGCACCGCCTTGTTGTTTGGTTTCCTGGTCAAGGTTCCGGCCGGGCTCGTTTATCTACTGCGAGGCCAGCTGGCAGGAAGGGCCTTAGGCCTACTTCTTGCGGGTGGCCTGCCCGGCGTCCTTTTGGGTAGCCTTCTCCTGGTCCACCTCAAGGGGGCAAAAGACCTGGTCCTCCTCCTGGTGGGGCTTACCGTGGTACTGTCCGCAGGGATAGGCCTTTACCGCACCCTCCAGGGATTTCTGCCAAGCAAGGAAAGGCCGCAACTTTTGCCTCCGGGAGGCTTCGGGATTGGCCTCGAGGTGGGCTTTTCCTCCGCGGGAGCTGGGGCCTTGGGTACCCTTCTCCTCCTCTACGCCACCCGGCTTTCCCCACAGCAGGTGGTGGGCACCGACATCCTCTTTGGCCTGGTGCTGGCCCTGATGGGCGGCGGAGTCCATCTGCTCTTCGGCCAGGTGGCCTCGGACCTCCTTCTGCCCCTAAGCTTGGGGGGAATGCTGGGCGCCGCCTTGGGCGCCCTCCTAGCCACCTGGGTCCCCAAGAAACCCTTTCGGGTAGCCCTCCTGCTCTGGCTCCTTTTTATCGGCACCCAGCTGGTCTACCGGGGGGTGGCCCATGGCTAAGGTCTACCTGGTGGGGGCAGGCCCAGGAGATCCGGAGCTCCTCACCCTGAAGGCCTACCGGCTTCTAAAGGAGGCCCCTGTGGTCCTCCATGACCGGCTGGTGGGCAAGGGAGTCCTCTCCCTGATCCGGGGGCACAGGGTGGACGTGGGAAAAACGGAGGGAGAAAGCGGCAAGCAAGAGGCGATCCACTACCTGCTGCTTCACTATGCCCAGGCCTACCCCTTCGTGGTGCGGCTTAAGGGGGGTGACCCCTTCGTCTTCGGAAGAGGGGGAGAGGAAGCCCTTTTCCTGGCCGCTCACGGGGTGGGGGTAGAGGTGGTACCGGGGGTAAGCAGTGTCTTGGCCACAGGGCTTCCCCTCACCCACCGGGGCGTGAGCTCAGGATTCGCCGTGGTTTCGGGCGTTCTGGATGGGGGCGGGTATCCGGACCTCAGCCCCTTTGCCCATGTGCCCACCCTGGTGGTCCTCATGGGGGTGAACAGGCGGGTGTGGATCGCCAGAGAACTGATCCGCTTGGGGAGGCGGCCGGATGAGCCCACCCTTTTCGTTATGGAGGCCACCACCCCAAGGGAGAAGAGGGTGCGGGCCTCCCTGGAAGAGGTAGCGGCGGGAAAGGTGGCGGTTTCTTCCCCAGCGGTTTGGGTGCTGGGGGAGGTGGTAAGGGTCTTCGGTGCCAGGGCAAAGGAGGTCTTGGTAGCTTCGGCGAGGGTGGAGGTCTAAAAATGCGGGAAACCCTGCCCCAGGTGGAAATCGGTGAGGACGAAAGGCTGGATTTGGAAAACCTAGCCACGGGGGCCTTCCATCCTGTGCGCGGCTTCATGACCCGGGAGGAAACCCTTTCCGTAGCTCAGGAGATGCGCCTCCCTTCGGGAGAGGTTTGGACGATCCCCATCCTCCTCCAGCTCCAAGAGAAACCCCGGGTGGGCAGAAGGGACCGGGTGGTCTTGGTGCATGGGAAAGAGCCGGTGGCCCTTCTCCAGGTAGATGACGCCTACGAGCTGGACCTGAAGGCCCTGGCCCGCCAGGTCTTCGGTACGGAAAGCGAAGCGCACCCTGGGGTAAGGAAGCTTCTGGAAAAGGGTCCCTATGCCCTGGGAGGACGGGTGGAGGTTCTGGCCTGGAGGCCTAGGTCGGCGGACCTGGAGAAAACACCTGCGGAGGTCCAGGCCTTTTTCCGAGAACGGGGCTGGCGCAGGGTGGTGGCTTTCCAGACCCGAAACGCCCCCCACCGGGCCCACGAGTACCTGATCCGGCTGGGGCTGGAGCTGGCCGACGGCGTTCTGATCCACCCCATCCTGGGAGCCAAGAAGGAGGACGATTTCCCCACGGAGGTCATCCTGAAGGCCTACCAAGCCCTGAAGGAGGGCTTCCTTCCCCCCGAGCGAGTGGCCCTCTTCGGCCTGGCCACCCCCATGCGCTACGCCGGACCCAAGGAGGCGGTCTTCCACGCCCTGGTGCGCAAGAACTTCGGGGCCACCCACTTCCTAGTAGGCCGCGACCATGCGGGGGTGGGGAACTTTTACGACCCCTACGCCGCTCACCGCATCTTTGACCAGCTTCCCCCGCTTGGCATTGAAATCCTGAAGGTGGGGGCGGTTTTCCACTGCTCCTTTTGCGGGGGGATTGCCTCGGAAAAAACCTGTCCTGATCATCACCGAGAAGGGCGGATCTCCATCAGCATGACCAAGGTACGTTCCCTTCTCCGGGAAGGCAAAGCCCCACCTGCCGAGCTGGTGCGGCCGGAACTACTCCCCATCCTCAGGGAAGGGGTCTAGGGAACTGGGTGGCTTCGCCACCGACACCGAACCGCCTTCAAGAACCCGAAGGAGAAGGGGGAAGCCCTTTTGCCCAAGCAAGAAACCTCCGGGCCCCCTCCGGCCGGGCGGGCAGGTAGAGGTGAACAAAGCTCGCCAGGACACGGCCATCCGTGTAGCCCTCCACCTCCTGGCCTCCCACCCGCCGCCAGGCGGGGCATGGGGAGGGTTCCATCCGGGCGTAGTGGAACTCGTGCCCCTTGAACCGCTCCCCCTTTTTGGCCACGGGGTTATCCCTCAAGGCCTCCACCTCCCGGTAGCCCAGGATGGGGCTTTGGGCCATGTGGGCCTCCCCCGGAACCAGGCCCACCATGGGGAAGAACCCCTCCCCCACCCAAAGCCCTTGGGAGAGGTACATGTACCCTCCGCACTCCGCCACGATGGAGCCTGGGAAATGGCGGATGGCCTCCCGCATGGCCCGGTTTTGCGAAAGCCCCTCGGCAAAAAGCTCGGGGTAGCCCCCGCCCAGGAGAAGAGCCTGGACCTGGGGCAGGCGGGTGTCCTTTAGGGGGCTAAAGGGGATGAGCTCGGCCCCCAAGGCCTGCAAAAGCTCCAGGGCCTCGGGGTAGTAGAAGCGAAAGGCCTGGTCCCAAGCGTAGGCCACCGCCACCTGGGAGGGGCGCCTTTCCGGCAGGAAGGCTGGGGCCTCAGGAAGCGGTTCGGCATCCCTCGCCAGGCGGAGTAGAGCCTCGAGGTCCACTTGGGCCGCTTGGGCCAAGGCCCTAAGGGGGGGCGCCACCTCCCCCGCCAGCACCAGGCCCAGGTGGCGCTCGGGGATCTCCAAGGCGGGGTCCTAGGGAAGCCAGCCCAAAAGGGGCAGGCCCACGTGGGCCAGGGCCTCCCGTAGAAGCTCGGCGTGCCGGGCCGAACCCACCCGGTTGGCGAAAACCCCCACCACCCGCACCCCTGGATCAAACCGTCGAAAACCCTCGGCCAAGGGAGCAATGGACCCCGCCATGGCGGAGGCGTCCACCACCAGGACCACGGGGATTCGCAAAAGCCTGGCCACCTGGGCGGTGGAACCCTCCCTTCCCCGGGGGTCTTTCCCGTCAAAGAGGCCCATCACCCCTTCCACCAGGGCCAGGTCGGCCCTCTTAGCCCCGTGCTGGAAAAGGGAGAGGAGGCCCGCCTCGCCGAGAAAAAACCCATCCAGGTTGTAGACCCTTCGCCCGGAGGCCGCCTCGAGGTGGGTGGGATCCATGTAGTCGGGCCCCACCTTGAAGGCCTGGACCTTTAGGCCCTTCCCCCGCAAGGCTTGGATCAGGGCCAGGGCCACCGTGGTCTTCCCCGCCCCCGAGTGGGGGGCGGCCAGGACCAGGCGGGGGATACGCTCCATCCCTACCCTGGGGAAAGCCGGGCCAGCATCCGGGCCGCTTCCTGTTGGGCCCTATCCAGAAACCGCCCGACTTCCACCCCCTCGGCTTGGGCTAAGGCTTCTAAGTAGGCGTGGAGGTAGCTCTCCGAGATGAGGGCCATCACGGTAAAACCCAGCCGCCGCCAGGCATCGACTACCCCTTGGGCCTCCTCTGAGGGGAGCTTCTCCCGGGCCAGTCGGGAAACGGTCTCCACCACCCAGTTCCACATGGCGGCCATCATGGCGTTGGCAACCCCCCGACGCACGTGCACCAGGCCCACCAGGGTCTGCCAGGCAAAGTACTGGCCGTTGAAAGGACCTGCCACCGTGCGCAGGTACCAGTCCCTAAGGGTCTTTTCCCGGGCGGGCCTCTCCCCTTCGCGGAAGACGGCCCGGGTAGCGGGGTGGGCGAAGAGGGTGTCATAAAACCCCTTCACCAAAATATCCACCCAACTCTTCATGAGTTCCTGGTGACGAGCAAAGGTTTTGGCGTCCTCGAGGGGCCGGAAGCGGGCCTGTGGCGGAAGCTGGGACCAAAACTCCTGGGCCAGGGCGTAGAAGCGGGCCAAGCTCTTCTCCGTCATGCCCTCCATCTTACGCCCCCAGTCCCCGCCTGGCACTAGGCTCGCCCCCAAGGCCCAGCCCTGGAGCTTAATGGGGCCATGGAACTCCTCCTAATCCGCCACACCATGGCCGAGCCAGCGAAAGGGGAGGGGGAGGAAGCGGACGTCGTCCGCCCCCTTTCCCCTGAGGGAATCCGGCGCTTCCGCAAGGCGGTGAAGGGCCTGGAAGGCCTGGGTCTAACTCCGGACCACTTCCTCACCATCCCGAAGAGGCGGGCCTTGGAAACGGCAAAGAGGCTCACCCACCTCCTGAAGGGGGAAACCCGGGTACCCCCCACCTGGCGGCATCCCCTACCCCAGCCCTCTTGGAGGAGATCCCCAAGAAAGGGCGGGTGGCCCTGGTGGGGCATGAACCCCACCTTTCCGCCCTCCTTTCCTGGCTCCTCCTGGGGGACTTCGCCGGAGCGTCCGCCCAGGAGGCCTTGGGGGAATGTTTCCAGATGAAAAAGGGCGGGGTAGCCTGGCTGGAGGGGGAGCCTGTGCCAGGAGGGATGCGGCTAAAGGGGCTTTTCCCCCCTAAGGTATTCCGGGTATGAGGCAGGCAGGCTACTGGCTGGAACACCTTAAGAAGCACTTTCCCCTGGCCCTTGAGGGCCAGGACCTCGAGGGGGTACACCAGGTGCGGGTAGCGGCCAGAAGGCTTCGCGTCTACGTGGAACTACTGGGCTGGAGGGTACTCAGGGACGACCTTAGCCGGCTTTTCCGGGGTACCTCGCGGGTGCGGGACCTGGAGGTGGCCCTTTCCCACCCCCTTCCCCCGGGCTTCAGGGACCATCTGAAGGAAAGCCTAGTCCGGACGCGCAGGGCTTTGCCAGAGCTCCTCGCCTCTTCCTGGACGAGGCCCTTCTACGGGCCTTGGCCACCCTTCCCCTTTGCCGGAGGGGGTGTGGCAGACCCTAAGGCGCCTGGAAAGGCGGGCAGAGGCAAGGCTTTCCGCATTCCTCTTGACCTGCCTCCCTAGTCTAAGTGACGCCAAAGGCCTTCATGATGGGCACCCGAACCCAATGGCGCCCCATGACACCCCTCTGACCCAAAGGCCTTAGGTTAGGAGCATGAGGATTCTGGTAACCAACGACGACGGCATCTTCAGCCCTGGCATTTGGACCCTAGCCCAGGCGGCCAGCCAGTTCGGCGAGGTGCTTGTGGTGGCCCCCGACGTGGAGCAAAGCGGGGTGGGCCACGCCATCAGTATCGCCCACCCCGTGCGGGCCTACCCCCATCCCTCCCCCTTACCCACCCCCCACTTCCCCGCCTACCGGGTGCGGGGCACCCCGGCGGACTGCGTGGCCCTGGGCCTCCACCTTTTTGGCCCCGTGGACCTGGTTCTTTCCGGGGTGAACCTAGGAAGCAACCTGGGAAACGAGATCTGGCACTCGGGCACCGTGGCCGCAGCCAAGCAGGGTAGGCTTTTTGGCCTCTCCGCTGCCGCCTTCAGCACCCCAACAAACGGGGAGGGGCTGGAGTTTGAAGCCCTCAGGCCTTGGATTGAGCGGGTGATCCAAAACCTTCTTCGCCTGGAGAGGCCCTTCCTGGTGAACGTGAACCTCCCCCATAGGCCCAGGGGGTTCCTGTGGACCCGGCAGTCGGTACGCTCCTATGAGGGGGTGGTGGTGGAAGGGAAGGACCCCATGGGCCGCCCCCTCTACTGGTTCGCCGCCCGGCCCTTGATGGAGGCGGAGGAGGGGACGGACCGCTGGGCGGTGGAACAGGGCTTCGTCGCCGCCACCCCCCTCAGGCTGGATCTCACGGACGAGGCCAAGCTCCAGCCGGACCTGGCCCATGATTAGCGTCCTCATCCCCACCAAGAACCGCCCCCGACTCCTCCGGGAGGCCCTTGCCTCCCTCAGCCGGCAGACCTTTCCCCATTTTGAGGCCCTGGTGGTGGACGACGGGGACGGGGAAGGGCTGGAGGTGGTAGCCTCCCTGGCCGACCCCCGGTTCCGGTCCTTCCCCAGCCCCGGCCAAGGCCAGGTGGCGGCCCACCAACACGCCCTGGCCCAGGCCCGGGGGGAGGTGGTCCTCTTCCTGGACGACGACGACCTCCTGCTGGACCCCGCCTACCTCTACCGGGTGTGGCGCATCCTTTCCCGGGAGGAGGCCTTGGTCTATGGGGAAGGCGTTCTGGACCTGGGCTACGAGGAGCTTTCCTTCTCCCCGGGGGAACCGGGGGCGTGGATCCTTAGGGACAACCGCATCCTGGCCTCCGGCACCGCCCTCCCCTTGCGCTTCCTGCGGCAGCACCCCTTGGACCCGGAAATGGGCCACTACTGGGACTGGGACCTCTGGCTTCGGGCCTACCGGGCGGGGCTTCCCTTCCGCTATCTGAAGGGAATGGGTGTGCGCATCCGCCTCCACGGGGGCAACCAAAGTGGCCCATGGAACCGGGAGGAAAGGGCCTATTACCTGGAACGCCTACGGGCCAAACACGGCCTTCCGCCCCTGGAACTAAAGGACCACCTGGGCCTGGCCCTCGAGGGGGCCATGACCCGTCCCTGACAAGCCCCCCATAGTTTGGGTCTGAAGGGCGGGAAAGAGCCCTTCAAGGAGGTACAGGAGATGAAACGCCGGGATCTGTTGAAAGCCAGTGTGCTGGCAGGAACCGTGGCCCTCCTGCCCAAGGTGAAAGCCCAGGGCGCTTTCCAAAACACCCCTAGCCTGGGCCGGCGGTACCGGAACCTGATCGTTTTTGTGTACGACGGCTTCTCGTGGGAGGACTACGCCATCGCCCAGGCCTACGCCAGGAGGCGCCTGGGCAGGACCCTGGCCCTGGAGCGGCTCCTTGCCCGCTACCCGAGCGGCCTCATCAACACCTATAGCCTCACCAGCTACGTCACCGAGTCCAGCGCCGCGGGTAACGCCTTCTCCTGTGGGGTAAAGACGGTCAACGGGGGGCTGGCCGTCCATGCGGACGGCACCCTCTTGAAGCCCTTTTTCGCCGCCGCCAAGGAGATGGGGAAGGCAGTGGGCCTGGTGACCACCACCACGGTGACCCACGCTACCCCGGCCAGCTTCGTCATCTCCAACCCCGACCGCAACGCCGAGGAGAAGATCGCCGAGCAGTACCTGGCCTTTGGGGCCGAGGTGTACCTGGGGGGCGGGGATCGGTTCTTTAGCCCGGAGAAGCGCAAGGACAAAAAGGATATGTGCGCCGCCTTTGCCCAGGCGGGCTACGGGGTGGTGCGCACCCCTGAGGAGCTTTCCCGCACCAACGCCACCAGGCTCCTCGGGGTCTTCTCCGACAGCCACGTGCCCTATGAGGTGGACCGCCGCTTCCGGGGGATTAAGGTGCCAAGCCTCAAGGAAATGGTCCAAGCGGCCTTGCCCCGGCTGGCCTCCCACCGCAACGGGTTTGTCCTCCAGGTGGAGGCGGGGCGCATCGACCACGCCAACCACCTAAACGATCCCGCCGCCACCCTCTGGGATACCCTGGCCGCCGACGAGGCCTTGGAGCTCCTTACCGCCTTCGTGGACCGGAACCCCGATACCCTCCTCCTCCTGGTTTCCGACCACGCCACGGGGGTAGGGGCCCTCTACGGGGCCGGGCGCAGCTACCTGGAAAGCTCCGTGGGGCTGGACCTCCTCGAGGGACAGAAGGCCAGCTTCGAGC from Thermus caldifontis includes:
- the cobA gene encoding uroporphyrinogen-III C-methyltransferase, translating into MAKVYLVGAGPGDPELLTLKAYRLLKEAPVVLHDRLVGKGVLSLIRGHRVDVGKTEGESGKQEAIHYLLLHYAQAYPFVVRLKGGDPFVFGRGGEEALFLAAHGVGVEVVPGVSSVLATGLPLTHRGVSSGFAVVSGVLDGGGYPDLSPFAHVPTLVVLMGVNRRVWIARELIRLGRRPDEPTLFVMEATTPREKRVRASLEEVAAGKVAVSSPAVWVLGEVVRVFGARAKEVLVASARVEV
- the surE gene encoding 5'/3'-nucleotidase SurE, with the protein product MRILVTNDDGIFSPGIWTLAQAASQFGEVLVVAPDVEQSGVGHAISIAHPVRAYPHPSPLPTPHFPAYRVRGTPADCVALGLHLFGPVDLVLSGVNLGSNLGNEIWHSGTVAAAKQGRLFGLSAAAFSTPTNGEGLEFEALRPWIERVIQNLLRLERPFLVNVNLPHRPRGFLWTRQSVRSYEGVVVEGKDPMGRPLYWFAARPLMEAEEGTDRWAVEQGFVAATPLRLDLTDEAKLQPDLAHD
- the sat gene encoding sulfate adenylyltransferase, with protein sequence MRETLPQVEIGEDERLDLENLATGAFHPVRGFMTREETLSVAQEMRLPSGEVWTIPILLQLQEKPRVGRRDRVVLVHGKEPVALLQVDDAYELDLKALARQVFGTESEAHPGVRKLLEKGPYALGGRVEVLAWRPRSADLEKTPAEVQAFFRERGWRRVVAFQTRNAPHRAHEYLIRLGLELADGVLIHPILGAKKEDDFPTEVILKAYQALKEGFLPPERVALFGLATPMRYAGPKEAVFHALVRKNFGATHFLVGRDHAGVGNFYDPYAAHRIFDQLPPLGIEILKVGAVFHCSFCGGIASEKTCPDHHREGRISISMTKVRSLLREGKAPPAELVRPELLPILREGV
- a CDS encoding glycosyltransferase family 2 protein, whose product is MISVLIPTKNRPRLLREALASLSRQTFPHFEALVVDDGDGEGLEVVASLADPRFRSFPSPGQGQVAAHQHALAQARGEVVLFLDDDDLLLDPAYLYRVWRILSREEALVYGEGVLDLGYEELSFSPGEPGAWILRDNRILASGTALPLRFLRQHPLDPEMGHYWDWDLWLRAYRAGLPFRYLKGMGVRIRLHGGNQSGPWNREERAYYLERLRAKHGLPPLELKDHLGLALEGAMTRP
- a CDS encoding CHAD domain-containing protein, which codes for MRQAGYWLEHLKKHFPLALEGQDLEGVHQVRVAARRLRVYVELLGWRVLRDDLSRLFRGTSRVRDLEVALSHPLPPGFRDHLKESLVRTRRALPELLASSWTRPFYGPWPPFPFAGGGVADPKAPGKAGRGKAFRIPLDLPP
- a CDS encoding sulfite exporter TauE/SafE family protein — its product is MAFLLGFLIAFAIGITGVGAGTVTAPLLILAVGVPPEVAVGTALLFGFLVKVPAGLVYLLRGQLAGRALGLLLAGGLPGVLLGSLLLVHLKGAKDLVLLLVGLTVVLSAGIGLYRTLQGFLPSKERPQLLPPGGFGIGLEVGFSSAGAGALGTLLLLYATRLSPQQVVGTDILFGLVLALMGGGVHLLFGQVASDLLLPLSLGGMLGAALGALLATWVPKKPFRVALLLWLLFIGTQLVYRGVAHG
- a CDS encoding protoglobin domain-containing protein, translating into MTEKSLARFYALAQEFWSQLPPQARFRPLEDAKTFARHQELMKSWVDILVKGFYDTLFAHPATRAVFREGERPAREKTLRDWYLRTVAGPFNGQYFAWQTLVGLVHVRRGVANAMMAAMWNWVVETVSRLAREKLPSEEAQGVVDAWRRLGFTVMALISESYLHAYLEALAQAEGVEVGRFLDRAQQEAARMLARLSPG
- a CDS encoding alkaline phosphatase encodes the protein MKRRDLLKASVLAGTVALLPKVKAQGAFQNTPSLGRRYRNLIVFVYDGFSWEDYAIAQAYARRRLGRTLALERLLARYPSGLINTYSLTSYVTESSAAGNAFSCGVKTVNGGLAVHADGTLLKPFFAAAKEMGKAVGLVTTTTVTHATPASFVISNPDRNAEEKIAEQYLAFGAEVYLGGGDRFFSPEKRKDKKDMCAAFAQAGYGVVRTPEELSRTNATRLLGVFSDSHVPYEVDRRFRGIKVPSLKEMVQAALPRLASHRNGFVLQVEAGRIDHANHLNDPAATLWDTLAADEALELLTAFVDRNPDTLLLLVSDHATGVGALYGAGRSYLESSVGLDLLEGQKASFEHMLRLLGTNPDAGQVKEAYRSLKGVALEDAEAQIVVEAIAKKAFRPDGVRYGIQPSNTLSWAMVQRNPSKPDRPNIGWSSGQHTASPVVLALYGQGLRYLNLGLMDNTHVFRLMGEALGIRYRNPVMSEEEALEILKARPVGMRHPEDIWA
- a CDS encoding phosphoadenylyl-sulfate reductase yields the protein MDKVETAKSIIQKALATQGNPCFTCSFQAEDVALLHLLLQEKPDIPVLFLDTGYHFPEVYAYRDALREQMGFRLVNLTPSLSREEQERFYGRLYETDPNRCCQMRKVEPLFQALEGYDTWFTGLRREQSPTRANLNPVEEAILHSGHRLKKVSPLYDWTLKEVFAYLAVAGLPYLPLYDQGYLSIGCAPCTAKPLDPQDPRSGRWAGKGKLECGIHLHGKEE